From the genome of Cytobacillus luteolus, one region includes:
- a CDS encoding oxidoreductase — translation MSKTVVITGANSGLGLETCKYFVTEGYRVVMAIRNMEKGKKAKEELLTFYPKAEIDLFYLNLADLSTVHDFVRSFSEKYKTLDLLINNAGVMIPPYSKTEEGFELQFGCNHLGHFTLTTLLLPLLEKGANPRVITLSSIAYRNGKIDFDNLDGKKGYKAMKFYCQSKLANLLFAKELDYRLKEANYKTKSLAAHPGISSTNLFNLGNEKTPWFIKLIMKLIAQPASKGALPIIMAATDETLKGGEFIGPDGLGNRKGNPTIQTPQKDVYNKNTMKQLWDVSEQLTGVTFNLNSSK, via the coding sequence ATGTCAAAAACCGTTGTTATAACAGGAGCTAACAGTGGGTTAGGTCTTGAAACTTGTAAATACTTTGTTACCGAGGGATACAGAGTAGTAATGGCCATTCGCAATATGGAAAAAGGAAAGAAAGCAAAAGAAGAATTGCTAACATTCTATCCAAAAGCAGAAATTGATCTTTTTTATCTTAATCTAGCAGATTTATCGACGGTCCACGACTTTGTTAGAAGTTTTTCAGAAAAATATAAAACATTGGATTTATTAATTAACAATGCTGGTGTAATGATCCCTCCTTACTCAAAAACAGAAGAAGGTTTTGAACTACAATTTGGTTGTAACCATCTCGGTCATTTTACTTTAACTACTCTACTTCTACCCCTTTTAGAAAAAGGAGCAAATCCACGTGTTATTACGCTAAGCTCCATAGCTTACCGAAATGGAAAAATTGACTTTGATAATTTGGATGGTAAGAAAGGCTATAAGGCAATGAAGTTTTATTGTCAGAGTAAACTCGCAAACCTCCTATTTGCAAAAGAACTTGACTATCGTTTAAAAGAAGCTAATTACAAAACAAAAAGTTTAGCTGCTCATCCTGGTATTTCTTCTACTAATTTATTTAATCTAGGAAATGAAAAAACTCCATGGTTTATTAAGCTAATTATGAAACTTATTGCACAACCAGCCTCTAAAGGAGCACTTCCAATTATTATGGCAGCAACGGACGAAACATTAAAAGGTGGAGAATTTATAGGTCCTGACGGCTTAGGAAATCGCAAAGGAAATCCAACGATTCAAACTCCTCAGAAGGATGTTTATAACAAAAATACAATGAAGCAATTGTGGGATGTCTCCGAACAACTAACTGGTGTTACATTTAATTTGAATAGCTCTAAATAA
- a CDS encoding 2OG-Fe(II) oxygenase, producing the protein MDAHDITIKEPTIFNHIGNKIKTDDREINIIARLEEPLVVILGNVLSDEECDQLIEFSKSRIQRSKIGNAREVNEMRTSSGTFLEEGENDIVARIEKRISQIMNIPVDHAESLHILNYEVGQEYKAHFDFFASTSKAASNPRISTLVMYLNDVEQGGETYFPKLNFSVSPQKGMAVYFEYFYNDAALNDLTLHGGAPVIVGDKWAATQWMRRQRVR; encoded by the coding sequence ATGGATGCTCACGATATAACAATTAAAGAGCCAACGATTTTTAATCATATTGGAAATAAAATCAAAACTGATGATAGAGAGATTAACATCATAGCGAGACTAGAAGAACCACTTGTTGTCATTTTAGGTAATGTACTAAGTGATGAAGAGTGCGATCAATTAATAGAGTTCTCAAAAAGTAGAATTCAGCGTTCTAAAATAGGAAATGCACGAGAAGTAAATGAAATGAGGACGAGTAGCGGTACTTTTTTGGAAGAAGGAGAAAATGATATCGTTGCTAGAATAGAGAAGAGAATTTCTCAAATCATGAATATCCCTGTTGATCATGCCGAGAGTTTGCACATCCTTAATTATGAAGTTGGGCAAGAGTACAAGGCGCATTTTGACTTTTTCGCATCTACAAGTAAGGCCGCAAGTAATCCAAGAATTAGTACACTCGTTATGTACTTGAATGATGTAGAGCAAGGAGGAGAAACCTATTTTCCAAAACTGAACTTCTCCGTATCTCCTCAAAAAGGGATGGCAGTCTATTTTGAGTATTTTTATAATGATGCAGCTTTAAACGATCTGACGTTACATGGTGGTGCACCGGTAATTGTAGGAGATAAGTGGGCTGCAACACAATGGATGAGAAGACAAAGGGTAAGATAA
- a CDS encoding aminoglycoside phosphotransferase family protein, whose protein sequence is MELQEKFVQSVRMYFNLQGEKWLSRLPEIIQYCENKWNLQMEEPYALSINYVAPAVMENGSEVVVKICIPGKGFQDELAVLRLYNGKGMVKLIEYDQDNGIFILEKLTPGGTLAEVHDDEEACRIAANVVRKLSVVAPKNCKIPSVKAREDNLREIVEKHPNGIGPFSKKTLEKALNIFTYLNNTTTQQYLLHGDFHHYNVLSSENNHWTAIDPKGLIGEIEYDLIQYMLNKLPENNAYDVIKKRVEIFTEELNLSEQRLLLWGYCHTVLSTSWSVDDKDNYETSFFQGVAIFEKLYEEQFGYIDEIETWSE, encoded by the coding sequence ATGGAATTACAAGAGAAATTTGTACAATCAGTCCGAATGTATTTCAATCTTCAAGGAGAAAAGTGGTTGAGTAGACTTCCTGAAATCATCCAATACTGTGAAAATAAGTGGAATTTACAGATGGAAGAACCATATGCTCTTTCAATTAATTATGTTGCGCCAGCTGTTATGGAAAATGGAAGCGAGGTAGTAGTGAAGATCTGTATTCCTGGTAAAGGGTTTCAAGACGAACTAGCAGTATTGCGGTTATATAATGGAAAAGGCATGGTTAAGCTTATCGAATATGACCAAGATAATGGTATTTTCATTCTAGAAAAGTTAACACCAGGAGGTACCCTTGCCGAGGTACATGATGATGAGGAGGCCTGTCGGATTGCGGCAAATGTTGTTAGGAAGTTATCAGTAGTAGCTCCAAAAAATTGCAAAATACCATCCGTTAAGGCGAGAGAGGATAATCTAAGAGAAATTGTTGAGAAACATCCTAATGGTATCGGTCCTTTTTCAAAAAAAACTCTTGAAAAGGCACTGAATATTTTTACATATCTAAACAACACTACAACTCAGCAATATCTTCTTCATGGTGATTTTCATCATTATAATGTACTTTCTTCAGAGAACAACCATTGGACAGCAATTGACCCTAAGGGCTTAATTGGAGAAATTGAGTATGATTTGATTCAATATATGTTAAATAAGCTCCCTGAAAACAATGCTTATGATGTAATTAAAAAAAGAGTGGAGATTTTTACTGAGGAATTAAATTTAAGTGAACAAAGACTTTTACTTTGGGGTTATTGCCATACGGTATTATCAACCTCGTGGAGTGTTGATGATAAAGATAACTATGAGACTAGTTTTTTTCAAGGAGTAGCAATATTTGAAAAGCTTTATGAAGAACAGTTTGGATATATAGATGAAATAGAGACATGGAGTGAATAA
- the kynA gene encoding tryptophan 2,3-dioxygenase produces MTENKSSQPETKEGIHKDFTNDMTYGDYLQLDKILSSQQGLSGHHDEMLFIIIHQASELWMKLILHEMNAAKESILRNELEPAFKMLSRVSRIQQQLIQSWDVLSTLTPAEYMEFREKLGRSSGFQSFQNRLIEFTLGHKKEGVLSVYKHQPELYEILQSALEDKSIYDAAILAMSKRGLGIDAECLDRDWTEDYTVNTSVEEAWLTVYRDVNKYWDLYELAEKLVDIENKQQLWRYNHMITVERIIGHKPGTGGSAGVSYLKQVIEHRFFPELWSIRTKL; encoded by the coding sequence GTGACGGAAAACAAAAGCAGCCAACCAGAAACAAAAGAAGGAATACATAAAGATTTTACAAATGATATGACTTACGGTGATTATCTTCAATTAGATAAAATATTATCGAGTCAGCAGGGATTATCAGGTCACCATGATGAAATGTTATTTATTATCATCCATCAAGCAAGTGAATTGTGGATGAAGCTTATTTTACATGAGATGAATGCAGCGAAAGAGAGCATATTACGAAATGAACTTGAACCAGCTTTTAAAATGCTATCAAGGGTATCAAGAATACAACAGCAGCTAATCCAGTCATGGGATGTATTATCAACACTAACGCCCGCTGAATATATGGAGTTTAGAGAAAAGCTAGGGCGTTCATCTGGTTTTCAATCCTTTCAAAATCGTTTAATCGAATTTACTTTAGGGCATAAAAAAGAGGGAGTATTATCTGTATACAAACATCAGCCAGAATTATATGAGATTTTACAGTCGGCTTTAGAAGACAAAAGTATTTATGATGCAGCCATTCTTGCTATGTCTAAACGAGGATTAGGCATTGATGCAGAATGTTTAGATCGAGACTGGACGGAAGATTATACAGTGAATACGAGTGTTGAAGAGGCGTGGTTAACCGTATACCGGGATGTAAATAAATACTGGGATTTATATGAACTTGCAGAAAAGTTAGTTGATATCGAAAATAAACAACAGCTTTGGCGTTATAACCACATGATTACTGTAGAACGAATTATAGGGCATAAGCCTGGTACAGGTGGATCAGCAGGAGTCTCTTATCTGAAGCAAGTGATTGAACACCGCTTTTTCCCTGAGCTTTGGAGTATACGAACAAAACTATAA
- a CDS encoding mismatch-specific DNA-glycosylase: MNPIKDHIKENLDVLFVGFNPSIRSSETGHHFSNPNNRFWTILHKAGITPRKYDTTEDYKLLDLGYGLTNIVARPTKAADEITKEEYLEGSKELKRKFAYYKPKIVCYVGKGVYQELSGKKKIPWGAQEESVVPGTIDFVAPSSSGLVRMKIDEIVEIYKGLKDIL, translated from the coding sequence ATGAATCCTATTAAGGATCACATCAAAGAAAATTTAGATGTTTTATTTGTTGGTTTTAATCCTAGTATCCGCTCATCCGAAACAGGACATCATTTTTCCAATCCAAACAATCGCTTTTGGACGATTTTACATAAAGCAGGCATAACACCGAGAAAATACGATACCACTGAGGACTATAAGTTGCTGGATTTAGGCTATGGGCTTACCAATATTGTTGCTAGACCAACAAAGGCAGCAGATGAAATAACGAAAGAAGAGTATTTAGAGGGAAGTAAGGAATTAAAACGAAAATTTGCCTATTATAAACCAAAGATTGTTTGTTATGTTGGAAAAGGAGTCTACCAAGAGTTAAGCGGGAAAAAGAAAATTCCTTGGGGTGCTCAGGAGGAATCAGTTGTACCCGGAACCATTGACTTTGTTGCACCATCGTCTAGTGGATTAGTTCGAATGAAAATTGATGAAATTGTTGAGATTTATAAGGGGTTGAAGGACATTTTGTGA
- a CDS encoding helix-turn-helix domain-containing protein — protein sequence MKKLLIADRDHNERIGIQWLVSSYSLPFDKIFLVENIEDLVVTLENELPEYVIIELDMIPSNQWARIKKLVQRYSKQIIVTTTERTFERAVQAVEIQASNLLVKPHSPEFIRKTLYKCLHDQTSVAKEYNPSKATFSNMVSYQSLFIEEAPKGKPYQLCILQMENKYSILLLRHFLQEYEFSIRPVILPLTDIVVCVFEDENPQIRQELNLLLLNWNERYEEPLAIVLHSLSDESLSLRQMYIQARHALELTFYKGYRQIISIDEEWKWGRVEPFLSPTEQRDWIEMLHNNNHEQMKTWMYQEFLNIHEPYPEPGLIRTRLTSILAQIRRFMKTYGLDQDLYEKHYHQVFETILYSPVLHRIVQEILLFIYQLLEGVIRHQESSKMDVIERGIQYVETHFRDKTLSLQKVAEFVERSPAYYSHLLVKKHGLSLSQLITNSRVKEAKKLLLETQLNIQEIAAESGFANGNYFSRIFKEQTGMTPSDFRKQGYQNNRIH from the coding sequence ATGAAAAAACTACTTATTGCAGACCGTGATCACAATGAACGAATTGGCATTCAGTGGCTAGTTTCTTCTTATTCGCTCCCGTTTGACAAAATTTTTTTAGTTGAAAATATAGAAGACTTAGTCGTGACATTAGAGAATGAACTCCCAGAATACGTAATCATTGAGCTAGATATGATTCCATCTAACCAGTGGGCTCGTATTAAGAAGCTCGTTCAACGCTATTCGAAACAAATCATTGTAACCACAACGGAAAGAACGTTTGAGCGTGCTGTGCAAGCTGTGGAGATTCAGGCTAGTAATCTCCTAGTTAAACCACATTCACCAGAATTCATCCGTAAAACATTATATAAGTGCCTTCACGATCAAACAAGTGTGGCAAAAGAATATAACCCCAGTAAGGCCACTTTCTCAAATATGGTAAGCTACCAATCACTTTTTATCGAAGAGGCTCCAAAAGGCAAACCGTATCAACTATGTATTTTGCAAATGGAAAATAAATACAGCATACTCTTACTTAGACATTTTTTACAAGAATACGAGTTTTCAATTAGGCCGGTGATCCTTCCATTAACAGACATCGTTGTATGTGTATTTGAAGATGAAAACCCTCAAATTAGGCAAGAATTGAATCTTCTATTATTAAATTGGAATGAACGCTATGAAGAGCCATTGGCTATAGTGCTACACTCGTTGTCGGACGAAAGTTTGTCACTTCGCCAAATGTATATCCAAGCCCGTCATGCTCTTGAACTAACATTTTATAAAGGATACAGACAAATAATTAGCATTGATGAGGAGTGGAAATGGGGAAGAGTTGAACCGTTCCTAAGTCCAACTGAACAAAGAGATTGGATTGAAATGCTTCACAACAATAACCACGAACAAATGAAAACTTGGATGTACCAAGAATTCCTAAATATACACGAACCCTATCCAGAGCCTGGTTTAATAAGGACAAGGCTGACAAGTATATTAGCTCAGATTCGCAGATTTATGAAAACGTATGGACTTGATCAAGATTTATATGAGAAGCACTATCATCAGGTGTTTGAAACGATTCTGTATAGTCCAGTACTGCATAGAATAGTTCAAGAGATTCTGCTCTTTATCTATCAACTATTAGAAGGTGTGATTAGGCATCAAGAATCATCCAAAATGGATGTGATTGAACGTGGAATTCAGTATGTTGAAACTCATTTTCGTGATAAAACCTTATCCTTACAAAAAGTGGCTGAGTTCGTTGAGCGCAGTCCAGCTTATTACAGTCACTTACTTGTAAAAAAGCATGGTCTATCTCTTAGTCAGCTAATAACAAACAGTAGAGTGAAGGAAGCTAAAAAACTACTACTAGAAACACAGCTAAATATCCAAGAAATTGCAGCAGAATCTGGCTTTGCAAACGGTAACTATTTTAGCCGTATTTTTAAAGAACAAACAGGCATGACTCCTAGTGACTTTCGAAAACAAGGTTATCAGAATAATAGAATTCATTGA
- a CDS encoding VanW family protein, translated as MTSLQPIKRGKLRIYLGKKYYRMKRYAQWYTGDKKYALKKESSRLPNIIFTHNTLLLRQLKDVDMWLQHNKIKNLAIAIKQLNTIVIKPGETFSYWRLIGNTTKRKGYVDGMILHYGKVTTGVGGGLCQLSNLIYWMTLHTPLTVTERYRHSYDVFPDSKRSQPFGSGATCAFNYLDLQIKNETNQSYQLIVYLTHTHLVGEWRAEYPKTRTYEVYEKEHSITAEYWGGYVRQNTIYRKVYNIEKELIDDEFIAENRAIMMYEPFLEDKQSTGTK; from the coding sequence ATGACATCGTTACAACCAATAAAGAGAGGCAAGTTAAGAATCTATCTAGGGAAGAAGTATTACCGGATGAAACGCTATGCCCAGTGGTATACGGGAGATAAAAAGTATGCCCTGAAAAAAGAGTCATCAAGGTTGCCAAATATAATATTTACTCATAACACGCTCTTATTACGTCAACTCAAAGATGTTGATATGTGGCTCCAACATAACAAGATTAAGAATCTAGCAATCGCAATTAAGCAACTAAATACGATTGTGATCAAACCAGGTGAAACCTTTTCTTATTGGCGCTTAATCGGGAACACTACTAAAAGAAAAGGTTATGTGGATGGAATGATTCTTCATTACGGAAAAGTTACAACAGGTGTGGGAGGGGGACTGTGTCAGTTATCAAACCTTATCTATTGGATGACACTACATACACCACTTACTGTTACGGAGCGGTACAGACACAGCTACGATGTATTTCCGGACTCCAAAAGAAGTCAGCCGTTCGGAAGTGGAGCAACCTGTGCTTTTAATTATCTAGATTTGCAAATAAAAAACGAAACAAACCAATCATATCAACTTATTGTCTACTTAACACACACCCACTTGGTCGGAGAATGGCGAGCAGAATACCCTAAAACAAGAACATACGAAGTCTATGAAAAGGAACACAGCATCACAGCTGAGTATTGGGGAGGCTATGTAAGACAAAATACAATCTATCGAAAAGTCTACAACATAGAAAAAGAATTAATTGATGATGAATTCATAGCAGAAAATCGCGCTATCATGATGTATGAGCCTTTTCTTGAAGATAAACAATCGACCGGAACAAAGTAG
- a CDS encoding sigma-70 family RNA polymerase sigma factor, with protein sequence MIHINIQLVKKAQKGNEDAFLELFQMYEVDLYKTAFVYLKNKEEALDAVQETAYRSFKSINNLKEPKYFKTWIIRIVISCSMDILRKRQKVVYLYPEYEETVKDTEEDDIPLSLTLKDLVENLNHQEKGVIVLRFYYDYTLKEIAEIQDLPLGTVKTILYRSLKKLRQYAKEGQLYEQ encoded by the coding sequence GTGATTCACATCAATATTCAATTAGTGAAAAAGGCGCAAAAAGGTAATGAAGATGCCTTTTTGGAGCTTTTTCAAATGTATGAAGTAGATCTTTACAAAACAGCATTTGTTTATTTGAAAAATAAAGAAGAGGCACTAGATGCTGTACAAGAAACGGCGTATCGTTCTTTTAAGTCAATTAATAATCTTAAAGAACCTAAGTATTTTAAAACGTGGATTATCAGAATTGTGATAAGTTGTTCCATGGATATTTTAAGAAAGCGTCAAAAAGTAGTTTATCTATATCCTGAATATGAAGAAACAGTGAAGGATACGGAAGAAGATGATATCCCACTGTCATTGACACTTAAAGACTTAGTGGAGAATTTAAATCATCAAGAAAAAGGAGTCATTGTATTACGCTTTTATTATGATTATACACTTAAAGAAATTGCAGAAATTCAAGATCTCCCTCTAGGAACGGTTAAGACTATATTGTACCGTTCATTGAAGAAACTAAGGCAGTATGCAAAGGAGGGTCAACTATATGAGCAATGA
- a CDS encoding YqcI/YcgG family protein: MTIKGLVTDSQKHQVSLLPWQRSAIDLFDHKLKDTDRPFPCIPATQGHSLGQFCYGFVSDPRSSESTKDLAGLLRDYSAKYRDLGKYTSLIVFFETPEELKTQYTVEEFEELFWKQLNGLGELDECEWPENIPIDPHDPVWEFCFNQEKLFMYCGTPAHTNRLSRNFPYFVLAITPRWVLEEFNANPHLAGKIKTKIRERIEKYDSIPVHPDLNSYGKEDNYEWKQYFLHDDDTSLSKCPFHRFLGKFGFKKKDRF, from the coding sequence ATGACCATCAAAGGATTAGTTACAGACTCACAAAAACATCAAGTCTCCCTTCTTCCATGGCAACGAAGTGCCATAGATTTGTTTGATCATAAGTTAAAGGATACAGATAGACCTTTCCCATGCATCCCTGCAACACAGGGACATTCACTTGGACAATTTTGCTATGGATTTGTTTCAGATCCTAGGTCCTCGGAATCTACTAAAGATTTGGCTGGGCTTCTTCGTGATTACTCTGCTAAATATAGAGATTTAGGTAAATATACATCATTGATTGTGTTTTTCGAGACACCAGAAGAGCTGAAAACTCAATATACTGTTGAAGAATTTGAGGAATTATTTTGGAAGCAGTTAAATGGATTAGGTGAGTTAGATGAATGTGAATGGCCAGAGAATATACCAATTGATCCTCATGACCCTGTTTGGGAATTCTGCTTTAATCAGGAAAAGCTATTTATGTATTGTGGTACTCCTGCCCATACAAACCGGTTAAGTAGGAATTTTCCTTATTTTGTACTTGCAATTACTCCAAGATGGGTCCTTGAAGAATTTAATGCTAACCCTCATTTAGCAGGGAAAATTAAAACGAAAATCCGTGAAAGAATTGAAAAATACGATAGTATCCCTGTTCACCCTGATTTAAATAGCTACGGAAAAGAAGACAATTACGAGTGGAAACAATACTTTTTACATGATGATGATACATCGTTATCAAAATGTCCATTTCATCGTTTTTTAGGGAAATTTGGGTTTAAGAAAAAAGACCGATTCTAA